The Thermococcus peptonophilus genomic sequence TTTTCGTACTCCGAGAGCTTTTCGGCCATTTCTGATGTAAGCGTCTGGTTTCTCAAGTACTGGTCTAGGTAGGTGTAGTTCATGTAGTACTCTCTGAACTTGGTTGCGCCGTAGTACTTGTTCAGGTTGATAAAGTGGTTCCACCTTTCCCTTCTCTTTCTCTCCTCCTCTTTTCTCTGTATCTCCCTTCTGATCTGTTCGTAGTCGATGCTCTTAGCGTTTTCGACGATTCCGTTGGTTTCCAGCTGTATTGCATAGTCAAGGTAGCCATCCGCGACTTCGTCCTCAGTAGATTTAATGCTCAGCACATCGACCGCATCGCTTTTGGTGTCGTCTTCGAAGTCATTTCCAAAGTTCCAGACGCCCTCTCCGTAGCTCAGTCCCGTTGCCACAGTAAAATTGAACTTGGTCGTGTTCTCGAACAGCTCGACTGGAACCCTAACCTCAATGGTGTTCTTAGACAGGTCAACGCCAACAACGGCCCCGTTGACAGTTAGGATGTTCCCATCGGGGTCTACGAAGTAAAGCATTGAGGTAAGCGAGTTTCCAGCTCCTTCGATGGCGCTGGTCTTCCCAACGTCCTGGTTGCACTTGAGGTTGACCGCCATCTGGACGTCCCAGAGGAAGCTCGTCCTGGTGTCCATTCTTCCCGCTACCCAGTCGGCTCCCCCATCTTTGTAGTCTATCGGAACCGCGACGAACGTTGCACCGTTGTCTCCTATCTTTATGTTGCTCATGTTTGCGAAGCGGAACATGAAGTAAACGTAGCGGTCGTCCTTTGTTACGGCGATCTCAGTCAGGTCGGCGTGGGAGGATGTTTTTCCAGGCAGGTACTCATCTTTGTCTTTTCTGTTGTCCCCAATTTTGTCCGCCCATATGAACGTGCCGTTGACAACTGTGTAGTTGTTCTCACTTATTTCTGCAGTGGGCCAGTCACTCGGGTCGCCGTCAACGTCGATCTTGCCGACCCAGATTACCTCAACGTTCATTGTCGCAACGTTGTTGTCCTCGTTGGCCTCGGGTATCTTGTTCTCCTCATCAACAGTGGTCTTTATTGTATAAACGCCCGTCTCGTTGGGCTTCCATGTGAGTGTAAACCACTTCTTCTCTCCAGCTCCCAGGTCGGTCGTCCAGTTGGTGTAGAGGGTGTCGTTTACGTAAACCCTGACGTTTACGTTGTTCGCCGGAAGGGAGCCTCCGTTTTCGACTGTGACGTTGTAAGTGGTTGTTCTGTTGAGGCCGGCTACACCTGGGCCGCTGAGGCTCACTTTGAGGTCGGGCATAAGGAACATCTCGAACTCCGCCATCTGGGAGATAGCGTCGATGTCATTCCACTCATCTGCGCTGTCTACGGCGACGCTTTCCTGAGGGAGGATGTCAACTGCACTTCCGCTTCCCCCAGTTATCCATGCTGAAACCGCAAAGTGGCTGTGCATCCCACCTATGGCCGACCATGGTATCGCCACTTCAAGGGTCTTGAGGCCCGTTGAGGAGTCTCCAGTGTAGTTATACTTGCCTCCAACGTCCACGAGGTTCGGCCAGTCCCAGTTGCCGTTGTACGGGTTGAGCTGGGCGGCCGTTATCTTGGCCTGTCCGTCGTCCCACCAGAAGTAGACCTCATAGTCAATCGCATAGCCGTTTGTGAAGTTTATCTGCCTGCCCCAGGCGTCTCCACCACCGGTGTAGCCGTTTCCTGTCCCTGGGTCAACGTCTATCCCAAAGCCGTAGGCCATCCCCCAGTTGGCGGTGTTGTTGGTGACTATTGCAAGGTAGAGGTAGTCCTTGTCCCAGGAGACGTAGAGCTTGCTGAGGTTGCCGCCTGGGACTCCAACACCCATCTTGTCAACGGCCGCTATCTCGTTAGAGCTCCAGTCATTCAAATTACCGTCGATGGTCTTGCTTTCGACGTAGAGGACTGCAAGGTTGGTGAAGGTGTCGGTGTCTCCCCATTCGCCTCCAATGTTGGAGTAGTCTATGGCAGGGTCAACCGGAAGACTGTCCACAGCCGATGATCCGTCACCACCGGCCACCCATGCTATGATTGCGATCTCGTCGGGTCTTCCGCCGAGGGCACTCCATGGTATCTTTATCTCAAGGGTCTGGAGACCGATTGAGGTGTTTCCGATGTATGAAAACTCTCCACCAACCTCGGCTATGCCCTTGTAGTCCCATCCGCTCCCGGTCCAAGTGTTGAAGTTGTCGGTTCCCATTCCTGAACCGCCACTCCACCAGAAGTATATCTCGTAGTCAACCGCAAAGCCATTGGAGAACTCAATCTTTCTTCCCCAGGAGTCGCTTGTTCCGTTGTAGCCGTTTCCTGTCCCTGGGTCAACGTCTATCCCAAAGCCGTAGGCCACGTCCCAACTCTGGGTGTTGTTTGTCTTTATTGCTATGTACAGGTACTGGTCGTCCCAGGCAACGTAGAGCTTGTCTAGGTTGGCCCCCGCTTGGCCGTTGTCCTTCCCAACAGTCACAAGGTCTGAAATCGTCCAGTCGTTGAGGTTGCCATCTATTATTTTAGTGCCGTACATCGCGGAGGCAAAGTGCGACGCTGGCACTAAGCTAAACATCAAAACAAAAACTATCAGGAGTGTAGCTGTTCTCCCCATAGTGCTCACCTCTATTCCATTCCCCTGTGGGGGTTCAGTAGTCACCTTCAGTGAGTATTGAGAAGAAAAGGTTTATATGCCTTTCTTCTCATATCACCGCTAGTGATAACAAGGTTTGTTGGTGATGGGGATGGTGAACTTCATATTTGGTATCCACAACCATCAGCCACTCGGAAATTTTGGATGGGTGATGGAGAGCGCCTACGAGAAGTCTTACAGGCCTTTCATGGAGACCCTTGAGGAGTATCCAAACATGAAGGTCGCGGCCCACTACTCCGGCCCGCTCCTCGAGTGGATACAGAACAACAAACCAGAACACCTCGATTTGCTCCGCTCGCTCGTCAAGAGGGGACAGCTTGAGATAGTGGTTGCTGGCTTCTACGAGCCTGTTCTTGCCTCGATTCCGAAGGAAGACAGAATAGTCCAGATAGAGAAGCTCAAGGAGTTTGCCAAGGAGCTCGGGTACGAGGCAAAGGGGGTCTGGCTCACCGAGAGGGTCTGGCAGCCAGAACTGGTTAAGAGCCTCCGCGCGGCTGGAATAGACTACGTCATCGTTGACGACTACCACTTCATGAGTGCGGGCCTCTCGAAGGAGGAACTGTTC encodes the following:
- a CDS encoding CARDB domain-containing protein, with the translated sequence MGRTATLLIVFVLMFSLVPASHFASAMYGTKIIDGNLNDWTISDLVTVGKDNGQAGANLDKLYVAWDDQYLYIAIKTNNTQSWDVAYGFGIDVDPGTGNGYNGTSDSWGRKIEFSNGFAVDYEIYFWWSGGSGMGTDNFNTWTGSGWDYKGIAEVGGEFSYIGNTSIGLQTLEIKIPWSALGGRPDEIAIIAWVAGGDGSSAVDSLPVDPAIDYSNIGGEWGDTDTFTNLAVLYVESKTIDGNLNDWSSNEIAAVDKMGVGVPGGNLSKLYVSWDKDYLYLAIVTNNTANWGMAYGFGIDVDPGTGNGYTGGGDAWGRQINFTNGYAIDYEVYFWWDDGQAKITAAQLNPYNGNWDWPNLVDVGGKYNYTGDSSTGLKTLEVAIPWSAIGGMHSHFAVSAWITGGSGSAVDILPQESVAVDSADEWNDIDAISQMAEFEMFLMPDLKVSLSGPGVAGLNRTTTYNVTVENGGSLPANNVNVRVYVNDTLYTNWTTDLGAGEKKWFTLTWKPNETGVYTIKTTVDEENKIPEANEDNNVATMNVEVIWVGKIDVDGDPSDWPTAEISENNYTVVNGTFIWADKIGDNRKDKDEYLPGKTSSHADLTEIAVTKDDRYVYFMFRFANMSNIKIGDNGATFVAVPIDYKDGGADWVAGRMDTRTSFLWDVQMAVNLKCNQDVGKTSAIEGAGNSLTSMLYFVDPDGNILTVNGAVVGVDLSKNTIEVRVPVELFENTTKFNFTVATGLSYGEGVWNFGNDFEDDTKSDAVDVLSIKSTEDEVADGYLDYAIQLETNGIVENAKSIDYEQIRREIQRKEEERKRRERWNHFINLNKYYGATKFREYYMNYTYLDQYLRNQTLTSEMAEKLSEYENEVAELLSMYNEGMDMINKESAVFIGAIKVFRAYTGLIKIVKEMQEMKELIEMGIAERQAHIEELSKKLTKTIDGNLDDWKVQPVAVDTEGYGQDGANLKALYVDYDDNFLYIALTTDNKASWRVVYGISLDYKDGGYTTGQDSWGKKLSFTRGIDAQLYFFWNGEFFGDPGTSTITSAQLVIWNGSGWDYKNLQWVGFYNYTGGAENGLQTLEIAIPWEELGGKPKEINIVAYVTGQGVGDSAVDSLPLQDAVRDKQPGDEWGDEDTFTEFASVSIT